A genomic region of Cannabis sativa cultivar Pink pepper isolate KNU-18-1 chromosome 1, ASM2916894v1, whole genome shotgun sequence contains the following coding sequences:
- the LOC133033580 gene encoding uncharacterized mitochondrial protein AtMg00820-like — protein MVAKSKNGIVKPKGYLATKHPLPELLLLSELRSLQAPLKHPNWFNSMQTEVHALKRLGTWRLVPYEVGMHIIDNKWIHRIKLNVNGSLDKFKSRRVAKVYLQAPGIDYEEIFSPVVKPITFKNVLSLAITLNWIVTQLDVN, from the coding sequence ATGGTAGCCAAGTCCAAAAATGGCATAGTCAAACCAAAAGGTTATTTGGCTACCAAGCACCCTTTACCAGAATTATTATTGCTTTCTGAGCTAAGATCTCTTCAAGCACCTCTTAAGCATCCAAACTGGTTTAACTCTATGCAGACTGAAGTTCATGCTTTAAAAAGGTTAGGCACATGGAGACTGGTTCCTTATGAAGTTGGTATGCATATCATTGACAACAAGTGGATTCATCGGATCAAGCTCAATGTCAATGGTTCATTGGACAAGTTCAAATCAAGACGGGTAGCAAAAGTCTATCTGCAGGCCCCAGGTATTGACTACGAGGAGATTTTTTCTCCCGTAGTTAAGCCAATTACATTTAAGAATGTACTGTCTCTAGCTATAACTTTGAATTGGATAGTCACTCAATTGGATGTTAACTGA
- the LOC115704921 gene encoding uncharacterized protein LOC115704921 isoform X1, whose amino-acid sequence MMLKTQMITLKNNWKILCQKVKAHSHAFIFSENKGSYEESFDHEALPLKTAFELFDANFFSSKKMVEITKGAKELNVPTIRANRKLVGSVNGGLYHHSPLVFNPEWATEEANNKKKRFNYPYLVGTQRPNKEDDIAFMSILELGELIKTKQVTSEELTQLCLKRLKRYNPVLEAVISYTEDLAYKQAKEADELFSRGVYLGPLHGIPYGLKDIISVPQYKTTWGSKSFKDQVLDIEAWVYKRLKSAGAVLVAKLVSGSLAYDDIWFGGRTRNPWNIEEFSTGSSAGPAACISAGLVPFAIGSETVGSMTLPASRCGVTALRPTFGLVGRTGVMSISESLDKLGPFCRSATDCAIVLDSIMGKDPDDVSSRDISLGDPFSVDIKKLTVGYLDDADMEVVQVLASKGVNMVPFKLNYTVDSVQGIISFTMDVDMLAHFDEWQRSGKDDDYEAQDQWPVELRRARFFPAVDYLQAQRARGKLIQEVRESFKVDAMIGSPTEWERVCMGNLVGMPVIVVQTGFTHISNPPCSDCRRRKTTTTGIFAPPYHDHIALALAVAYQSETNHHKQRPPVDELGPNDSIPNPPIHIQPPRLLRFL is encoded by the exons ATGATGTTAAAAACACAGATGATAACTCTAAAAAACAATTGGAAAATTTTGTGCCAGAAAGTAAAAGCTCATTCTCATGCCTTTATTTTCAG TGAGAACAAAGGTAGCTATGAGGAAAGCTTTGATCACGAAGCTTTGCCACTCAAAACCGCATTTGAGTTATTTGATGCCAACTTTTTCAGTAGTAAAAAG ATGGTGGAAATTACTAAGGGTGCAAAAGAGCTCAACGTCCCTACTATTAGAGCAAATAGAAAGCTTGTTGGTTCTGTTAATGGAGGGCTTTATCATCATTCTCCTTTGGTCTTCAACCCTGAATGGGCAACTGAAGAAgctaacaacaaaaaaaagagATTTAATTATCCTTATTTGGTTGGCACACAAAGACCAAACAAAGAAGATGATATTGCCTTTATGAGT ATTCTTGAACTAGGGGAGCTGATTAAGACAAAGCAAGTTACATCTGAGGAGCTCACTCAACTTTGTCTTAAAAGACTGAAAAG GTATAATCCTGTTCTTGAGGCTGTTATCTCTTACACTGAAGACTTGGCATACAAGCAAGCAAAAGAAGCTGATGAATTGTTCTCCAGAGGAGTGTACTTGG GTCCTCTCCATGGGATCCCTTATGGGTTAAAGGATATAATTTCAGTACCCCAATACAAAACAACATGGGGTTCAAAAAGTTTCAAAGATCAAGTCCTTGACATTGAAGCTTGGGTTTACAAAAG GTTGAAATCTGCTGGGGCAGTTCTTGTAGCCAAACTTGTTTCTGGATCACTGGCATATGATGATATATGGTTTGGTGGTAGGACAAGGAACCCTTGGAATATTGAAGAATTCTCCACAGGTTCTTCAGCTGGCCCAGCTGCCTGCATCTCAGCTG GGTTGGTTCCATTTGCTATTGGATCAGAAACAGTTGGTTCGATGACCTTGCCTGCTTCGCGATGCGGGGTGACAGCGTTGCGGCCTACTTTTGGTCTTGTTGGTAGAACTGGTGTTATGAGCATATCAGAAAGCTTG GATAAGCTTGGTCCTTTCTGTAGAAGTGCAACAGATTGTGCTATTGTTTTAGATTCTATTATGGGAAAAGATCCAGATGATGTCTCATCAAGGGACATTTCTCTTGGTGATCCATTTTCGGTTGACATAAAAAAACTGACAGTTGGGTATCTTGATGATGCTGATATGGAG GTTGTTCAAGTTCTTGCATCAAAAGGTGTTAACATGGTTCCTTTCAAACTGAATTACACAGTTGACTCAGTTCAAGGCATTATAAGTTTTACAATGGATGTTGACATGTTAGCTCATTTTGATGAGTGGCAGCGATCGGGGAAGGATGATGACTACGAAGCTCAAGATCAATGGCCGGTTGAATTGCGCCGAGCACGCTTCTTTCCTGCTGTTGACTATTTGCAG gCACAAAGGGCTAGGGGCAAGTTAATACAAGAAGTAAGAGAAAGCTTCAAAGTTGATGCAATGATTGGCAGCCCAACTGAATGGGAGAGAGTTTGTATGGGAAATCTAGTTGGTATGCCTGTGATTGTTGTTCAAACAGGATTTACACACATATCAAATCCACCTTGCTCAGATTGTCGCCGGCGAAAAACCACAACCACTGGGATATTTGCTCCTCCATACCATGACCACATT GCTCTTGCCTTAGCAGTGGCTTACCAATCAGAAACCAATCACCATAAGCAGAGGCCGCCGGTGGATGAGCTCGGACCAAACGACTCGATTCCAAACCCGCCAATTCATATCCAGCCTCCTAGACTGCTGCGCTTCCTTTAA
- the LOC115705699 gene encoding ribonuclease TUDOR 1, producing the protein MASSVAGATGWYKGKVKAVPSGDSVVIVAMTNKPGPPPEKTITLASLIAPRLARRGGVDEPFAWDSREFLRKLCIGKEVSFHVDYTVPSIGREFGSVFIGRDNVAKLVVAAGWAKVREQGQQKGEASPDIAELLNLEEQAKQEGLGRWSKVPGAAEASVRDLPPSAIGDPSNLDAMGLLAANKGRPMQGIVEQVRDGSTVRVYLLPEFQFVQVFVAGIQSPSMGRRPAPEPVIEAEVPDEANGNASTEPRGPLTSAQRVAASTPSPNEGADPFAAEAKYFTEIRTLNREVRIVLEGVDKFSNLIGSVYYPDGESAKDLALELVENGLGKYVEWSANMMEEDAKRKLKTAELQAKKTRLRIWTNYIPPATNSKAIHNQNFTGKVVEIVSGDCVIVADDAVEFGSPSAERRVNLSSIRCPRIGNPRRDEKPAPYAREAKEFLRTRILGKQVNVQMEYSRKVGMTDAPTAAAGSTDSRVMDFGSIFLVSPVKAEGDDIPVQATTASQPAGVNVAELVVGRGFGTVIRHRDFEERSNHYDALLAAETRAIAGKKGIHSAKDPPVMHVTDLIAAPSKKSKDFLPSLHRAGRIPAVVEYVFSGHRFKVLLPKQTCSIALSLSGVRCPARNEPYSEEAIALMRRKIMQRDVEILVENVDKTGTFIGSLWESKHNVAVALLEAGLAKLQNSFGNDRIIEFHLLEKAEQVAKKQKLKIWENYVEGEEVSNGAAAVAAESKQKEVLKVVVTEVLGGGMLYVQTVGDQKLAPIQQQLAALNIQEAPVIGAFNPKKGDMVLAQFSADGSWNRAMIVNGPRGAVESLTDKFEVFYIDYGNQEVVTYKQLRPVDASVSAAPGLAQLCNLAYIKVPGLEDDFGEEAAEYLSELTLSSSKEFRAKIEERDASGGKVKGQGTGPIISVTLVAVDAEISVNAAMLQDGLARLEKRRRWGSKDKQLAFENLEKFQEEARTGRRGMWRYGDIESDDEDAPPLRKAAGGRR; encoded by the exons ATGGCGTCCTCCGTAGCTGGGGCCACAGGATGGTACAAAGGAAAGGTCAAAGCTGTCCCTTCTGGGGATTCCGTGGTGATTGTGGCCATGACCAACAAGCCCGGACCACCACCGGAAAAGACCATTACTTTAGCTTCTCTGATTGCTCCCAGACTG GCTCGGAGAGGTGGTGTTGATGAGCCGTTCGCTTGGGACAGCAGAGAGTTTCTGAGGAAGCTCTGTATAGGAAAG GAAGTCTCTTTTCACGTCGACTACACAGTACCGTCTATTGGGCGGGAATTTGGCTCTGTTTTTATAGGCAGAGACAATGTCGCAAAGCTGGTTGTTGCTGCAGGCTGGGCAAAG GTCAGGGAGCAGGGTCAGCAGAAAGGGGAAGCTAGTCCTGACATTGCAGAGCTCTTGAACCTAGAAGAGCAAGCTAAGCAAGAAGGACTTGGTCGCTGGAGCAAG GTTCCTGGTGCTGCTGAGGCATCCGTGAGGGATCTACCTCCCTCTGCTATAGGTGATCCTAGCAACCTAGATGCTATGGGTTTGTTGGCAGCAAATAAGGGCAGGCCCATGCAAGGCATTGTTGAGCAGGTTCGTGATGGTAGTACGGTTCGCGTTTACTTGCTTCCAGAGTTTCAGTTTGTTCAGGTGTTCGTTGCTGGAATCCAG TCTCCATCAATGGGAAGACGACCTGCACCTGAGCCTGTTATTGAAGCAGAAGTACCAGATGAAGCAAATGGAAATGCTTCTACTGAACCTCGAGGGCCACTAACATCTGCACAAAGAGTTGCAGCTTCAACACCTTCACCAAACGAAGGTGCTGATCCATTTGCTGCGGAAGCCAAGTATTTTACAGAGATCCGTACATTGAATCGAGAG GTTCGTATTGTCTTGGAAGGTGTCGACAAATTCAGTAATTTGATTGGGTCAGTGTATTATCCTGATGGAGAATCAGCAAAAGACCTGGCTCTGGAGCTCGTGGAAAAT GGTCTTGGTAAGTATGTTGAATGGAGCGCAAATATGATGGAAGAAGATGCGAAGAGAAAGCTAAAAACTGCAGAACTTCAGGCCAAAAAAACCAGATTGAGGATTTGGACAAATTACATTCCTCCTGCTACAAACTCAAAAGCAATTCACAACCAGAATTTCACAGGAAAG GTGGTTGAGATTGTTAGTGGGGACTGCGTTATTGTTGCAGATGACGCTGTTGAATTTGGAAGTCCTTCAGCTGAGCGACGAGTGAATTTGTCTAGTATTAGGTGTCCTAGAATAGGCAACCCTCGGAGAGATGAAAAACCTGCTCCCTATGCTCGTGAAGCAAAAGAATTCCTGAGAACTCGGATTCTGGGAAAACAA GTAAATGTACAAATGGAGTACTCTAGAAAGGTTGGCATGACTGATGCGCCTACAGCTGCAGCTGGATCTACAGATTCCAGAGTAATGGATTTTGGATCGATCTTTCTAGTTTCTCCTGTTAAGGCTGAGGGAGATGATATCCCAGTACAAGCCACTACTGCCAGCCAGCCAGCTGGGGTGAATGTTGCTGAGCTTGTGGTTGGGCGGGGCTTTGGAACTGTTATTAGGCATCGAGATTTTGAGGAAAGGTCAAATCATTATGATGCCCTTCTAGCTGCAGAAACACGAGCAATTGCTGGGAAGAAAGGAATTCACTCTGCCAAGGATCCTCCAGTCATGCACGTAACCGATCTTATTGCG GCACCATCAAAGAAATCGAAGGACTTTCTACCATCCCTACACAGAGCTGGGAGGATTCCTGCTGTGGTGGAGTATGTATTTAGTGGTCACCGTTTCAAAGTATTACTCCCAAAGCAAACATGCAGCATTGCCTTGTCACTTTCTGGTGTTCGATGCCCTGCTCGTAATGAACCATATTCGGAAGAAGCAATTGCTTTAATGAGGCGGAAAATAATGCAGAGAGATGTTGAG ATTCTAGTGGAAAATGTCGATAAGACTGGAACTTTCATTGGATCTTTGTGGGAGTCTAAACACAATGTGGCAGTTGCACTTCTTGAAGCTGGACTGGCCAAACTTCAAAATTCCTTTGGCAATGACAGGATTATTGAATTCCACCTTCTTGAAAAAGCTGAGCAAGTTGCCAAAAAACAGAAGCTGAAA ATATGGGAGAATTATGTTGAAGGGGAGGAAGTCTCCAACGGTGCAGCAGCAGTAGCAGCTGAAAGTAAACAAAAGGAAGTCCTAAAG GTGGTGGTTACTGAAGTTTTGGGTGGAGGCATGCTGTATGTTCAGACAGTTGGGGATCAGAAGCTTGCACCCATTCAACAACAGTTGGCGGCCTTGAATATTCAAGAAGCTCCTGTGATTGGAGCTTTTAATCCTAAAAAGGGGGACATGGTTCTTGCACAGTTTAGTGCAGATGGTTCTTGGAACCGAGCTATG ATTGTCAATGGACCACGTGGAGCTGTTGAATCTCTTACGGACAAGTTCGAAGTGTTCTACATTGACTATGGTAATCAAGAGGTTGTTACCTACAAGCAATTGCGGCCTGTTGATGCTTCAGTGTCTGCTGCACCTGGCCTTGCTCAGCTCTGTAACCTTGCCTACATCAAAGTTCCAGGCTTGGAGGATGATTTTGGTGAAGAAGCAGCTGAGTATTTAAGTGAGCTGACTCTAAGTAGCTCTAAAGAGTTTAGAGCCAAGATTGAGGAAAGGGATGCTTCAGGGGGAAAAGTGAAAGGTCAGGGAACCGGACCAATCATTAGTGTTACTCTCGTCGCTGTTGATGCTGAGATCAGCGTAAACGCTGCCATGCTTCAA GATGGACTTGCTAGACTAGAGAAAAGGAGGAGATGGGGCTCAAAGGACAAGCAATTGGCCTTTGAGAACCTGGAGAAATTCCAGGAAGAAGCTCGAACTGGTAGGCGCGGAATGTGGCGCTACGGGGACATTGAGTCTGACGATGAGGACGCTCCCCCTCTTAGAAAAGCTGCTGGCGGCCGGCGGTAA
- the LOC115704921 gene encoding uncharacterized protein LOC115704921 isoform X2 encodes MMLKTQMITLKNNWKILCQKVKAHSHAFIFSENKGSYEESFDHEALPLKTAFELFDANFFSSKKILELGELIKTKQVTSEELTQLCLKRLKRYNPVLEAVISYTEDLAYKQAKEADELFSRGVYLGPLHGIPYGLKDIISVPQYKTTWGSKSFKDQVLDIEAWVYKRLKSAGAVLVAKLVSGSLAYDDIWFGGRTRNPWNIEEFSTGSSAGPAACISAGLVPFAIGSETVGSMTLPASRCGVTALRPTFGLVGRTGVMSISESLDKLGPFCRSATDCAIVLDSIMGKDPDDVSSRDISLGDPFSVDIKKLTVGYLDDADMEVVQVLASKGVNMVPFKLNYTVDSVQGIISFTMDVDMLAHFDEWQRSGKDDDYEAQDQWPVELRRARFFPAVDYLQAQRARGKLIQEVRESFKVDAMIGSPTEWERVCMGNLVGMPVIVVQTGFTHISNPPCSDCRRRKTTTTGIFAPPYHDHIALALAVAYQSETNHHKQRPPVDELGPNDSIPNPPIHIQPPRLLRFL; translated from the exons ATGATGTTAAAAACACAGATGATAACTCTAAAAAACAATTGGAAAATTTTGTGCCAGAAAGTAAAAGCTCATTCTCATGCCTTTATTTTCAG TGAGAACAAAGGTAGCTATGAGGAAAGCTTTGATCACGAAGCTTTGCCACTCAAAACCGCATTTGAGTTATTTGATGCCAACTTTTTCAGTAGTAAAAAG ATTCTTGAACTAGGGGAGCTGATTAAGACAAAGCAAGTTACATCTGAGGAGCTCACTCAACTTTGTCTTAAAAGACTGAAAAG GTATAATCCTGTTCTTGAGGCTGTTATCTCTTACACTGAAGACTTGGCATACAAGCAAGCAAAAGAAGCTGATGAATTGTTCTCCAGAGGAGTGTACTTGG GTCCTCTCCATGGGATCCCTTATGGGTTAAAGGATATAATTTCAGTACCCCAATACAAAACAACATGGGGTTCAAAAAGTTTCAAAGATCAAGTCCTTGACATTGAAGCTTGGGTTTACAAAAG GTTGAAATCTGCTGGGGCAGTTCTTGTAGCCAAACTTGTTTCTGGATCACTGGCATATGATGATATATGGTTTGGTGGTAGGACAAGGAACCCTTGGAATATTGAAGAATTCTCCACAGGTTCTTCAGCTGGCCCAGCTGCCTGCATCTCAGCTG GGTTGGTTCCATTTGCTATTGGATCAGAAACAGTTGGTTCGATGACCTTGCCTGCTTCGCGATGCGGGGTGACAGCGTTGCGGCCTACTTTTGGTCTTGTTGGTAGAACTGGTGTTATGAGCATATCAGAAAGCTTG GATAAGCTTGGTCCTTTCTGTAGAAGTGCAACAGATTGTGCTATTGTTTTAGATTCTATTATGGGAAAAGATCCAGATGATGTCTCATCAAGGGACATTTCTCTTGGTGATCCATTTTCGGTTGACATAAAAAAACTGACAGTTGGGTATCTTGATGATGCTGATATGGAG GTTGTTCAAGTTCTTGCATCAAAAGGTGTTAACATGGTTCCTTTCAAACTGAATTACACAGTTGACTCAGTTCAAGGCATTATAAGTTTTACAATGGATGTTGACATGTTAGCTCATTTTGATGAGTGGCAGCGATCGGGGAAGGATGATGACTACGAAGCTCAAGATCAATGGCCGGTTGAATTGCGCCGAGCACGCTTCTTTCCTGCTGTTGACTATTTGCAG gCACAAAGGGCTAGGGGCAAGTTAATACAAGAAGTAAGAGAAAGCTTCAAAGTTGATGCAATGATTGGCAGCCCAACTGAATGGGAGAGAGTTTGTATGGGAAATCTAGTTGGTATGCCTGTGATTGTTGTTCAAACAGGATTTACACACATATCAAATCCACCTTGCTCAGATTGTCGCCGGCGAAAAACCACAACCACTGGGATATTTGCTCCTCCATACCATGACCACATT GCTCTTGCCTTAGCAGTGGCTTACCAATCAGAAACCAATCACCATAAGCAGAGGCCGCCGGTGGATGAGCTCGGACCAAACGACTCGATTCCAAACCCGCCAATTCATATCCAGCCTCCTAGACTGCTGCGCTTCCTTTAA
- the LOC115704921 gene encoding uncharacterized protein LOC115704921 isoform X3 has protein sequence MDSENKGSYEESFDHEALPLKTAFELFDANFFSSKKILELGELIKTKQVTSEELTQLCLKRLKRYNPVLEAVISYTEDLAYKQAKEADELFSRGVYLGPLHGIPYGLKDIISVPQYKTTWGSKSFKDQVLDIEAWVYKRLKSAGAVLVAKLVSGSLAYDDIWFGGRTRNPWNIEEFSTGSSAGPAACISAGLVPFAIGSETVGSMTLPASRCGVTALRPTFGLVGRTGVMSISESLDKLGPFCRSATDCAIVLDSIMGKDPDDVSSRDISLGDPFSVDIKKLTVGYLDDADMEVVQVLASKGVNMVPFKLNYTVDSVQGIISFTMDVDMLAHFDEWQRSGKDDDYEAQDQWPVELRRARFFPAVDYLQAQRARGKLIQEVRESFKVDAMIGSPTEWERVCMGNLVGMPVIVVQTGFTHISNPPCSDCRRRKTTTTGIFAPPYHDHIALALAVAYQSETNHHKQRPPVDELGPNDSIPNPPIHIQPPRLLRFL, from the exons ATG GACAGTGAGAACAAAGGTAGCTATGAGGAAAGCTTTGATCACGAAGCTTTGCCACTCAAAACCGCATTTGAGTTATTTGATGCCAACTTTTTCAGTAGTAAAAAG ATTCTTGAACTAGGGGAGCTGATTAAGACAAAGCAAGTTACATCTGAGGAGCTCACTCAACTTTGTCTTAAAAGACTGAAAAG GTATAATCCTGTTCTTGAGGCTGTTATCTCTTACACTGAAGACTTGGCATACAAGCAAGCAAAAGAAGCTGATGAATTGTTCTCCAGAGGAGTGTACTTGG GTCCTCTCCATGGGATCCCTTATGGGTTAAAGGATATAATTTCAGTACCCCAATACAAAACAACATGGGGTTCAAAAAGTTTCAAAGATCAAGTCCTTGACATTGAAGCTTGGGTTTACAAAAG GTTGAAATCTGCTGGGGCAGTTCTTGTAGCCAAACTTGTTTCTGGATCACTGGCATATGATGATATATGGTTTGGTGGTAGGACAAGGAACCCTTGGAATATTGAAGAATTCTCCACAGGTTCTTCAGCTGGCCCAGCTGCCTGCATCTCAGCTG GGTTGGTTCCATTTGCTATTGGATCAGAAACAGTTGGTTCGATGACCTTGCCTGCTTCGCGATGCGGGGTGACAGCGTTGCGGCCTACTTTTGGTCTTGTTGGTAGAACTGGTGTTATGAGCATATCAGAAAGCTTG GATAAGCTTGGTCCTTTCTGTAGAAGTGCAACAGATTGTGCTATTGTTTTAGATTCTATTATGGGAAAAGATCCAGATGATGTCTCATCAAGGGACATTTCTCTTGGTGATCCATTTTCGGTTGACATAAAAAAACTGACAGTTGGGTATCTTGATGATGCTGATATGGAG GTTGTTCAAGTTCTTGCATCAAAAGGTGTTAACATGGTTCCTTTCAAACTGAATTACACAGTTGACTCAGTTCAAGGCATTATAAGTTTTACAATGGATGTTGACATGTTAGCTCATTTTGATGAGTGGCAGCGATCGGGGAAGGATGATGACTACGAAGCTCAAGATCAATGGCCGGTTGAATTGCGCCGAGCACGCTTCTTTCCTGCTGTTGACTATTTGCAG gCACAAAGGGCTAGGGGCAAGTTAATACAAGAAGTAAGAGAAAGCTTCAAAGTTGATGCAATGATTGGCAGCCCAACTGAATGGGAGAGAGTTTGTATGGGAAATCTAGTTGGTATGCCTGTGATTGTTGTTCAAACAGGATTTACACACATATCAAATCCACCTTGCTCAGATTGTCGCCGGCGAAAAACCACAACCACTGGGATATTTGCTCCTCCATACCATGACCACATT GCTCTTGCCTTAGCAGTGGCTTACCAATCAGAAACCAATCACCATAAGCAGAGGCCGCCGGTGGATGAGCTCGGACCAAACGACTCGATTCCAAACCCGCCAATTCATATCCAGCCTCCTAGACTGCTGCGCTTCCTTTAA
- the LOC115704807 gene encoding uncharacterized protein LOC115704807: MALRAMGHWKSMAKGLRGLATSTPPKMKAYANPAELSGDYKQASKPVPAGPKGDFVPVYVAVGMIGVALMIGLHTAKQQLMHSPNVFVKKKRRESLPEVAEPEYVMECADRFLHKSFFRRVAHVQDPQANYSIKDGTRGDAYAHTPRAETLKSVGV, from the exons ATGGCGCTTAGAGCAATG GGTCATTGGAAATCCATGGCTAAGGGACTGAGAGGACTAGCTACCTCAACCCCACCAAAGATGAAGGCTTATGCCAACCCAGCCGAGCTCAGTGGTGACTACAAGCAAGCATCGAAGCCTGTACCAGCAGGGCCAAAAGGGGACTTTGTGCCGGTTTACGTGGCGGTGGGGATGATTGGGGTGGCCTTGATGATCGGGCTACACACGGCCAAGCAACAACTGATGCATAGTCCGAACGTGTTCGTGAAAAAGAAGCGTCGAGAGAGTTTGCCGGAGGTGGCGGAGCCGGAGTACGTGATGGAATGCGCTGACAGGTTCTTGCACAAGTCGTTTTTTAGGAGAGTGGCGCATGTTCAAGACCCCCAAGCGAATTACTCCATTAAAGATGGTACTAGGGGAGATGCTTATGCTCACACTCCACGTGCTGAGACTCTCAAGTCTGTTGGAGTTTGA